The Sebastes fasciatus isolate fSebFas1 chromosome 22, fSebFas1.pri, whole genome shotgun sequence genome includes the window acctcttcaccaaggcctatggcccctagcttctgttacagttgttgtgtttatttatgtctttgttaagcgtccttgggtttcatgaaaggcgctatataaatccaagctattattattattattattaatgctagctttcacattatttataacCTCATTGATTAGctttttattctaaatataaataaatataaattaaaaatgcaaaCAGAGCCCAACAAAAATCAGTAAACCAAGAAGTAAATGCTGTGCATTTGCAGACTTACCCTTCCTGTACATGAGGAGGTAGGCTGTACAAGACCTCAAAGAGCTATTTCCAGCCACAAATAGTGGTGGCTTGACCTGCAGAATTGAATATAATTACAGTAAATTATCGTGTTGTTGAACATTAAACTGTGTGAGGATTTGTGAAACTGCATATAAAATAGAAATGAGCCTCCTTACCCGATTAACAATGTCATCATTGAAGTGATACCACATGTGAGTTTCAAAAGATTTGATTTGTGCAGTATAATGACCTCCTGTTAGATTACCAAAGTGGTGAACTAAAGCGTAGAGGTCATATTTGCATTTCTGCAGAGagggaaataaaacaaagtcatcacatttaagaaatgtTCAATCATAACAATTTGCTGCTGAAAtaagtatattaaaaaaaaaacataccccAATGTGTAATGTTTGGGGGACATCCACGTTGCAGTGAAGCTTGACGTAACACCTGAGCTTGTAGTCAAAGCTGAATCTCTTCAGCAGGAGGGTCAAAATCTCTGGATTTTGTGTTATCTCACATCCCTAGACCACATCATGAAAACAACTGCATGAACATGAGAGAGTCGATacttaaaagaacagtgtgtaacatttcagggagcagaaattggaatataatattcataactatgttttaaagggactgtttgtaacttcttacacgtataaatcacccgggtcggtgtcccatgctcgctcgcatatgcgcgctcgcgtgtggctacgctgttcagactcagactccaacacaaactactaaacctaaagtagtgttattacggtaaggatggcctgtgagtgaggcgaacagcgttaccgcggttttggaaagggagcagtgagcggaggggtacgcagttggttgcaatctgaatAAACGAATATAAattaccgccgcctgctggtgtggagagttaattcctctcatgcaggcgcagaacgtccgtgctaactggccgtcggctatagtctttgcagtgtgttcggGAGCAACTTATCGGCAAAACAAaagcgacgtgaggcgacgcaacaggcggcctatatcgccgctagttctctgatgtcaggttggtgtgtccccagcttaaaTCAGGGGTCAGCACTTAGGATTCATTGTTCAATGGTGTGGATTCAGGCCTATATgtcataatgttttatttagtatttgatttaatttaagcTTGTTTTAGGATTGTATCTGAATGCAGAAGTCCTTTTCCCACTAAAAAGTGAGAACTAATAGGCCTATAGCATTTTATGTAAAACTTGTTTAGCATAAAATGACTCAAAAATGGCAGTAGCCTGCTTTATGTATGGTTGAAAAGTAATGTTGTTGCTTTAGAAAGAGATGCAATATATTGAGCATTATTAGACGTTACAAGCTCATATATTTATGGGGATTTACATAAGCCTTGTATATACATTGTTATCCATATAGGCTTTCGtagaaaatatgtaaaattgaTGCAAACTCAAAAACAGGGAAAACTTGATCTAAAAGCATACTCACAAAGTTAGCATCTTGCTTTTTATCACACCGGTTGCAGAACATCTTGTTGTCCCCGCAGACTTTTTCTCGCTTGAAGAATGCCTTCAACCCTTTCTCCTGTAAACATAGTGTATTTATTCATCATGCACGCATTGACAAATACATACAACTCTTATTCTCGTTAAAGGAAAGCATAGTACCACGCTGTAGGTTTGAGGATGCAAATCTTCCACCGCAAGTGGCAGAATCCAAAAGAAGTTCGTGGAATCGTTCGTCTCTCTACAGTTGAGGCACGTGGTCTTGTGATTCAGCTCTCCCTTGAATATctagacacaaagacacatcaCTGGTTCAATAAGTCCTATGTAGTTAGTGAGACAGCTAAAGGAATACTCTTTTTTTGTATCAAATACTCTCCTCCTGTAGACTTGAACGCCCAAACCACCCCTGTAGCATAATGCACATCTCTAATCTGTTGATCCTTTAttagtggtggaatgtaactacatttactcaagtactgaacTTGTGTACAAATTTAAGGTATCTTTACTtgggtatttccatttcatgtcaCTTTATATGTAACTCTACTTCACCacatttcagaaggaaatattgtactttttacattacatttacatttatgtgacagtagagctgcaactaatgttgattaatctgtcgattattttctcgatttgtccataactcaaagatattcagtttactgtcatagaggagtaaagaaaccagaaaatattcacatttaagaagctggaatcagagaattttgactttttttcttaaaaaattactcaaaccgattaatcaattatca containing:
- the LOC141761399 gene encoding ubiquitin carboxyl-terminal hydrolase 47-like isoform X2; translated protein: MNHDRVQMFVKKLDSFTISDYHGLNSPGLTCYLNSVLQVLFMTEDFREAVKRCCSKDSATIDSQLGRLFADLQKSMTKTHNVTKKLGITDVYEQRDAAEYLEKILCLTSLEAAKIFKGELNHKTTCLNCRETNDSTNFFWILPLAVEDLHPQTYSVEKGLKAFFKREKVCGDNKMFCNRCDKKQDANFGCEITQNPEILTLLLKRFSFDYKLRCYVKLHCNVDVPQTLHIGKCKYDLYALVHHFGNLTGGHYTAQIKSFETHMWYHFNDDIVNRVKPPLFVAGNSSLRSCTAYLLMYRKEHWSCWSTAASIGYVTFGSKKMWRPHSSTLLRFRVGTPVCFSKLGACRLPSKLHEQTSRKN
- the LOC141761399 gene encoding ubiquitin carboxyl-terminal hydrolase 47-like isoform X3, which produces MNHDRVQMFVKKLDSFTISDYHGLNSPGLTCYLNSVLQVLFMTEDFREAVKRCCSKDSATIDSQLGRLFADLQKSMTKTHNVTKKLGITDVYEQRDAAEYLEKILCLTSLEAAKIFKGELNHKTTCLNCRETNDSTNFFWILPLAVEDLHPQTYSVEKGLKAFFKREKVCGDNKMFCNRCDKKQDANFGCEITQNPEILTLLLKRFSFDYKLRCYVKLHCNVDVPQTLHIGKCKYDLYALVHHFGNLTGGHYTAQIKSFETHMWYHFNDDIVNRVKPPLFVAGNSSLRSCTAYLLMYRKDSPF